A stretch of DNA from Tautonia rosea:
CTGGCGTTGAAATATGCCTTGATTCTGATTGAGCACTTCAGTACCCGATTGCCCCGAGCGACCGATCCCGAGTCGGCCTTGATCCACTTCAGCCGATTCGCGAACGACCTGATGGCCCGGCCGGATCGGGCGAAGGAGTTCGCTGCGCTGGATCGGCCGGAGGTGCTCGATGCCCTGGTTCGGGTCTTGGGCGAGAGCCGGTTCTTGTGGGAGGATTTTCTTCAGTCGCAGCCGGAAAATATCCTGCCCCTGATCGATGATCCGCTGCGATGGCGGAGCAGCCCCGACCGCGACGAGTTGGCCCGCGATCTGTCTCATCGCCTGGCCCGAGACGCCGACCTCGATGATCGGATCCGAGCCCTGAGACGCTTCAAGGACCGCGAGATTTTCCGGGCCGACGTGCGGACGATCCTCGGGCTGAGTGGCGGCCCGGAGGGGTTTGCCGACGAGCTGACGGATGTGGCCGAGGTGGTGATCGCCGCCGCCCTGGAGCTGAGCGTTGAACGCCTGGGAACGGATCGGCCTCAGCGGAGCGATGGGAGCCCGGTTCCTGTGTCAATCTGCGCGCTGGGGAAGCTGGGCGGCCGAGAGCTCGGGTTTGCGTCGGATCTGGAGCTGATGGTCGTCTGGGATGACCGCGATCTTGACGCTTCGTCCCAGGCGACGCCGGCCTCGGAGTATTTCGACCGGATTGTAACGACGCTTCGGCAGGTGCTCGGCGTGCGGCACGGGGCGACCTTCGAGCCTGATTTTCGGCTCCGGCCGTATGGCAAAGGAGGTCCGCCGGCCACGGCGTTGTCGCTCTTCCAGTCGTACTACCGGGCCGGAGGAGCGGCCTGGGCTTACGAACGGCAAGCCTTGATTCGGCTGAGAGCGGTGGCCGGTGATCGGGAGCTGGGGGACTTGCTCGAACGGCATCGCGACGCCTTCGTGTACGGTCCCGAGCCGCTCGATCACGAGGCCCTGCGAAAAATGAGGTCGATGCAGCTCCGGCAGCTCATCCGACCGGGGACGATCAACGCGAAGCTCAGTCCGGGTGCCCTGGTCGATATTGAATATGCCGTGCAAGCGCTGCAAATCACCCACGGTCGGGATAATCCAGCCCTGCGATGTCCGAGCACGCTGGAGGCGATCGAAGCGCTTTGCGAGGCCGGGCACCTTGACCGAGCGACGGCGAAGACCCTGAGCGAGGGCTGCCGGTTCTTCCGGTCGTTGATTGGAGCCTTGCGGGTGGTGCGGGGGAACGCGGAGGATTTGACGGTTCCGCTTGCTCAATCGGATGACTTTGCTCAACTGGCGCGTCGGATGCGGCTGGACTCGGCCGAGGCGCTTCAGTCGACGTTGCGGCGTCAGCTCGATGCGGTCAAGGCGGCGGTTGATCGGGTGCTCGAGACGCTGGAGTAACGGAAGTTTGCGCGGGCGGGGTGCCTCGGAGCCGAACCGATTGACCGATCGACCGATCGAACGGGGTCACGAGGTCAACGCATGGTGCATTCCCAGCGCGACGGCTGTTGCGGCGATCGCGCTGAGTACCAGCACGAAGGCTCCCACGCGCCGAACGTTTTTCATCTGGCACCACATCAACAGGCCGGTGGCGACCCATCCGACCATTGAGAGGAACATGGCGTCGACGGCCAGGGCCCAGAACCATCGGGCGTCGATGCGAGAAGGGTAGGTGTGGGCGGTGTGGAGGCGGAGCATGAAGCTTCGGGTGGAGAGGGAGTTGCCCGGGGCGTCGGCGGGTCGGCCGGAGAGGGTTCCTCGGGTGATGGGATAGGACACTTTCCAGACGGTGCCGTCGGCGGCCTCGGCGAAGAACTCCAGGTCGGGGCTGAGGCGGGGGGAGATCGTGACCTCTCCCGGCAGGCCGAGTCGAGAGAGGACCAGCGGCAGCCCATCCTTCAGGAGCTGCCTTGGAGACGGGTCGATGGGCAGGGGTGTGTCGGTCGAGAACGGGGCCTCGGCCTGGTCGGAGGAGGGCTCCTCGGGTTCTCCGAGCCGGACGCGACCTTTGCCGGAGAGAAGATCGACCCGGATCGAGTGCTCCGCGCCGTGCTCTCCCGCGACGGTACCGAAAAGGTCTCGGGTGAATCGGGCCTCGTTGGGTCGGACGAGTCGATAGGGCTGGGTAGCCCTGGCGGACGGTGCTTCACCGCCGTGGTCTGCGTTCATGGCCGCAACGACGCGCTCGGCCAGTTGGACAGCCCCGGGGAACTTTTCCAGAGGAGTGCCGATGCCCTGCTCCGGCCCGAAGTGCCGAATCTCGCGGTCAGGGAAGGCGTCGGGATGGTTGAAGAGCATGGCCGAGACGCCATAGAGCAGGACCCAGGGCGTCATGAACAGCCCGGCATACAAATGAATGCGGCGGGCAACCTTCATCGCGGCGTTGTATCGAGTCCGAAGTCGTGCCTTCGGCGCAGGTGATCGGGCGGGTGCCGTTACGTCGTTCGAAACGCTCATCCGAAATCACTCCTGAAACCCGAGGTGGGGTTGGGGGACCGGGCGGGGCGGCGTGGGACCGGGCGTTCTGCCTGGCTCGAAGGTGGAGTCGATCGGGTCCTCCTGTCTTCCTGGGCGAGGCAGCACAGGGGCGAATCTTCTTCGAAAACATATGCTTGAAAAAAGTTTCTTATGAACTCAATTCCGATAATCTGATCATAGAAAAAGGGTGGCAGGGCGAGCTGCCCCGCCCCGATCGAGGTGGGGGTCAGCCGGCCTCGGTCCATTGCTCGGCCCGGCCCTGGTCGCCGGCTTGGCGGAAGAGGGTAGCGACGCGTCGGAGGCAGCAGGAGCATTCGATCGAGGCCGGGTCGACGTCTCGCATCAGCGAGCAGGCTTCGGCGCGGCGGCCGAGATGGTCGAGCAGAGCCGAGAGCGTGACCCGGTAGAGCGTCGAGCCGGGGGCGAGCTCGAAGGCGCGGTGGATGGGTTCCAGCACGTCCTCGACGGGATGACCGAGTTTTCGGAGGTAAAAGGCGATGCCGAAGTGGGCCTGATGGCGTTCCGGTTCGCGGCGGGCCAGTTCTCGGCAGGTGGCGAGGGCGGCGGCGAACGCTCCCACGGTTCCGAGCCCGGCGGCCACTGGGGCGAGCAGATCGGTCGGGCAGCGGGGGTCCTCGGCCAGACCGAGATAGAGCAGGCCGGCGAGGTCGGGCTTTTCGGCCGCGACGTAGCAGTCGGCCAGGGCGCAGCGGGCCGCGGGATTGAGCGGGATCAGGGCCGATGCCGTCTCCAGGTCGCCCCTGGCGGCGATCAGCTCGCCTCGCTGGCGTCGCAAGAGCCCTCGGAGCTGCCAGAGGACGCCAAGGTTCGGGTTCGAGTGAAGCGTGGCGGAGACTAGGGAATCGGCCTCGTCGGATCGGCCTTCCTCGAGCAAGGTCAGGCAAAGTCGAGACAGGTGATTGGCAGGAGACATCGGCGGCAAGGTCCTCGTGCTCGCGTCGGTGGAACTGAGGGGGTCAAATGGAGGCGGAATGGATTGGGATTACCCGGGAGCCTCGGCGGCCGTTTCCTGCTCGGGTACGGCCTCCTCAAACTCGGGCACGGTTTCGACGCGGAGCGATCGGTAGAAGGCCGCCTCGGCCTCGCGATTGGCTTGCTCGACGGCCTCCATCTGGGCACGCGCCCGGGCCGCTCGCTCAGGGTTGTCCTGGGCACTTGGCGATCGGTTGCTCGGAGAGGGTTCGCAGCCGACGAGCAGCAGGCTCACTGCGAGTATTCTTCTGGAACGGTGGTGTGACATGGTGCTCATTCGATGGGTTTGTGGTGTCTCAGGGTTGTTCTTCGATGCCCAGGTCGCCGATCGCGGCTTGCTCCGCCTTGATTGCCTCATCGCGGGCGGCGTCGGCGGCCTGTCGGGCTCGGGCCGCCTGCTCGGGGTTGGCCTTGGAGGAGGTGGAGAGGTTGTCGTTCGATGGGGCTCCACAGCCGGGTGAGAGGGTGGCGACGAGCAAACCGACGGAGAGAAGGGATCGGAAGGATTGATCAGTTCGTGGCGACATCGAAGTCCTCAATCGGGGATGAACTCGGGACAGCGAGTGGCGATCAGGGAGGAATGAGGGGGGACGGGCGGATCGGCCCGGTCGGCCTCCCGAGGCGCGGACGGCGGACGGGCCGGTCCCCCCTCACAAGGGCGGATCAGTTTTGGTCGGCCGAGACGACCTCGCCCCCGGCAACCGTCGAGAGCGCCATGTAGGGCTCCGGCGCGATCGTGTTCTTCAGGAAGCGGACGCTGCCATCGGCGAAGAGGAAGTTGGCGCCGCCCGGATGGAGGCTCCGGAAGTTCGGCAGGGTCTGGCCCGAGGAGGGTATGGCCGCTCCCCAGTGGTCGGAGTTCGTGGAATAGCCGCAGTCGTTCAGTGGATAGAAGAAACCCAGCCGGTCGGTCGTCGTACCGATGATGCCGCCGACGACATGCTCCGAGCCCCAGGAACGCCGACGTCCGTAAGCCATGAACATGAAGTTGTCGTAATGGTTCGCCTGGCTATAGAGATCCAGAGGAACGCAGACCCGGTCCTGGGCGAAGCCCTCGGCGACGAACGGGTTGGCCTCATTGCCTCCGGACGCCTCGCCGAAGGCGATCGTCTGGCTGAGACCGTCACGGATTTCGGAGATCTGGCTGAAGACGTCGATGCCGGAGACCCCGCGACGATTGCGGTTCAGGAAGGGAGGGGCAACGTAGTTGTCGGCCCCTCCGCTGAAGACGTAGTCGGTCACGGCCCCTCGGTTGATCATCCAGCCGCGGAAGGACATGCCGACCTGGCCGCCTCCGGTTCGGTTCGTCGGGCAAAGGAACAGACCGACCTGGGTGGCCATTCCGGTCGTCTGGGCCGCCGTCGACCAGCCGTAGAAGTGACCGAACCTCGGAGAGAAGCTCGACTGGTCGAAGTTGAAGACGTTGAAGAGCGTTTGCTGCTCGACATAGGGCAGCAGCGAATGGAACCCGGTGAAATTCATGTAGACCCGGCCGATGCCGCCGTGGATGGCGGCCGGCAAGACCTCCTGCGATGACTCGTAGTTGTGCAGCGCCAGGCCGATCTGCTTCAGGTTGTTCAGGCATTGGGCTCGCCGGGCGGCCTCTCGGGCGCTCTGGACGGCGGGCAATAGCAAGGCGATGAGCACACCGATGATGGCGATCACCACCAACAGTTCAATCAGGGTGAAGGCTCGGCGGGAGGTGGTCGGAAGCATCAGGTCCCTCAAGGGTGGAATTGGGAAAGGCTTCTGCAACGACTCGGTGGGACCAGGACCGCGTCGCCTGCAATCAAGAATGGCGTGATATTGAGACTCAGTCTCATCGCGAGGGTTGCAAGCACGTCCAGCGTACGTCGAGGACATTGACCGAGAGATTCTCTCGATTTCCCGAAAAGGGCGTGAGGCGTTGGGCTTATTGGACCCTGGTGGTGTTTGTTCACCGCCAGGGTGGAGCCCCTTGAATCGGGATTCGATCGCGGCTTGGGTGATCGAAAAGAAACTGAGACTCAATCTCAGGAGAGACTAGCGGGAGTGATCGAGTGGTGTCAAGACGCTGCCAGGACAATTTCTTCTTTTTCCAAACGGTTTTTTGGGGGGGGCTGGGGCTCTCAGAAATCTAGGTGCTTGCGTTGGGCGGGTCGGATCGGGTATCTCATTGCTCCAAGCCAGGATCGAATCCAAACGGCATGGTTGCGCGCGGTGCGTTGTCGACCGTGCAGGGAGAATGCCACGCTTTTCGAAAATAACCGTCCCCAACTTCAAGACCGACCCGCTCCTCTCCCCTCTCTCTCACGGAGTCCCTCCCAGCGATGGCTATGACCCCCGCCGACGTTCAGAAGATGGCCAAGGACGCCGGTATCCAGATTGTGGACCTGCGGTTCATCGACCTGCCCGGCATCTGGCAGCACTTCTCGATCCCGGTGCGCAACCTCACCGACGACCTGTTCGAGGACGGCCTGGGATTCGACGGTTCGAGCATCCGTGGCTACCAGCAGATTCAGGAAAGCGACATGCTGCTGCGGCCGGATCCGAGCACCGCGAAGCTCGATCCGTTCATGGCCGCGCCGACCTTGAGCCTGATCTGCAACGTGTACGACCCGGTAACGCTTGAGCCGTACAACCGCGACCCGCGTTACATCGCCCGCAAGGCCGAGGAGTACCTGAAGACGACCGGCATTGCCGACGTCAGCTACTGGGGTCCCGAGGCCGAGTTCTTTGTTTTTGACGACGTGCGCTACGAGCAATCGTCCAGCACCGGGTTCTACAAGATCGACTCGAAGGAAGCGATCTGGAACTCAGGCAAGGACGAAGGGCCGAACCTCGGCTACAAGCTGCGGCACAAGGAAGGGTACTTCCCCGTACCGCCGGCCGATACGTTGCAGAACGTGCGCTCCGAGATGATTCTGGTGATGGAGGAGCTGGGCATTCCGATCGACTTGCACCACCACGAGGTCGGCACCGCCGGCCAGTGCGAGATCGGCATGCGGTTCGACACCTTGCGGGAGATGGCCGACAAGGTCCTCTACTACAAGTACGTCATCAAGAATGTGGCTCGGAAGCACGGCAAGACCGCGACGTTCATGCCCAAGCCGATGTTTGGCGACAACGGCTCGGGAATGCACACGCACCAGAGCCTTTGGAAGGACGGCACGAACCTCTTCTTCGACGAGACGAAGTACGCCGGCCTTTCGGACACGGCCCGCTACTACATTGGCGGCCTGTTGAAGCACGCCGACAGCTTGCTGGCCCTGACGAACCCGACGACCAACTCGTACCGCCGGCTCGTCCCGGGTTACGAGGCCCCGGTCAACCTGGTGTATAGCCAGCGGAACCGCTCGGCCGCGATCCGGATTCCGCTCTACAGCAAGAGCGCCAAGGGCAAGCGGATCGAGTTCCGCTGCCCCGACCCGTCGTGCAACCCGTACCTCGCCTTCCCGGCGTTGTTGATGGCCGGGCTCGACGGCATCCAGAACAAGATCGATCCGGGCGAGCCGATGGACCGCGACCTTTACGACCTCGAACCCGAAGAGGCCGTGAAGATCAAGAGCACCCCGCACTCTCTGGCAGACGCACTCAACAGCCTGGAGAAGGATCACGACTTCCTGCTCAAGGGAGACGTGTTCACCCCCGACGTGATCGAGACCTGGATCAGCTACAAGCGCGAGCGGGAACTCCAACAGGTCAACCTTCGACCCGTTCCTTACGAGTTCTACCTCTACTACGACATTTGATCGCAAGGCCGTCCGCGCTTGCTTGCTCCCCGGCCGATGGCAATCGAGCCCTCGGCCGGGCGATCCGCGTGTCGTGACCAGAACGCAACGGCCCGGCTTCGATTCCCCCCAACAGGATCGAAGCCGGGCCGTTGTTCGTTCGTGCGTTGCATCGGCCGGTGAAAGAGTCAGGGAAATGGGGGACAGGCACCTCGCGGAGCCAGTCCCCATTTCCCTGCCCCTCCACAGACAAACGAAAGACGCTTTAGCGAGGGCCGCCCATCGCGGGAAGTTCGGGACCGCCCTGGGGAACCTTGGCGAGATAGGTGTCGGGGTCGTCCTCGACCGATCCCTGGCAGCCGGCGCAGCAGACAAAGACGTCTCGGTTCTTGACCGTGACCTTGATGGGCACGCCCATCGAGCCGAGCGGTTCGTCCGACACGGGGCACATCTTCTGGACCAGGGCGAGCTCGGCATCGGCTTCCGGAAGCTGGCGGATCGTCTCGATTTGCTCGGCGGTTAGCTCGCCCTCGGCGGGCTCGGCTGTCTCTGCGGCAGGGGCGTCGGGCATGTCCGTCGTCGCGGCCGGTTCGACCGGAGCCTCCTCGGTCGGGCCGCATCCCGCGACCAGGGCGAACATCAGGGCCAAAGCAGCCCAGGGGGCAATCAGACGGGTCATTAGTGCGAGTTCCTTCGTTGGCAATTGTGTTTCACGGGGGATTGCTCTCGGAGACACTCCCGAGGTTCAAGTTCCGCGTGGACAACTTCTTCCAACGATTGTAGCGCCAAGGGACGTGTGAGACTAGCCTTCAGTTGGTGCAGGCGTTGAGTCCCTCGGCAAGCGGCCGAAGCTCGGCTCAACGACCAAGGATTCGCCGGCTGGCAGAGGCTTTGCTGAGGATCTGGGTTTCGTCGAGCGGGTTACGAGGATGCTGAGAGAGGCAGTTGGGGATCGCGACCTTGATGGGAGCTTTGAGGCCAAGATCTGCATTGTGAACATAAAAGCGTCCCTTTGGGAGTTGTGCGACGTCGTTGCCGCCGCCGCCCCGCAGAGAGATTTGCTCCTGGATGACGTCGAGGGCCGTCGGTGAACTGGCCTTGCCGTAGAGGTGGGTGGAACAGTTGCCGATAATTTTATTGTCGATGTCCTTGGGATTCTGAGTGGCGAAGACCAGACCAAGTCCGTACTTGCGGGCCTGAGCGGTCAGGCGAATCAGGCTATCCTTGCATGACGATGCCTTGACAGAAGGGACGAAGTCTCTGGCCTCGTCGAGTACGAGCAGGCCGCGAAGTGGTCGAGAGCCGGGGTTCGGGTTCAGCTTGATCCAGGAGAAGAGGGTCATGGCGAGCTGATTGAGGAAGTGGCGCTGTGCGTCGAGATGGGCAAGGCCAATGAAATTGAGGACGGAGATACGGACCTTCTCAGAGGGGTGATCGTCGCCGAACAGAACGGCTGGGTCGAGCGGGGTGCCCTGGGATCGCAGGAGGGGGTTGGTGGCGATCGCGACCCTGAGGGCGTCGGCCATCTCGATTCCCAGATCGGCCTCGCGGTTCAGTCCCAGCCCGCCATCGATCGGGAGATCCTGTAAGAGTGCGATAAAGGCTTCGAGCCGCCCGCCCCCCTGAGCGGCGAAATTCCGGAGCCAGTGATAGAGGATGCCTCGCATGTTCCTGGCTTTCAGAGTGTTCCCGGGGCATACGATCGGTTCGAGCGCGGCGGCGGCCATAGCGACGGCGCTTTCGAGTTCGTCCGGGTTGTCGGCGACGGCGGCGAGGTCGGGGAGCGGTTCGAAGGCGACGGGATTGCCGGACTCCTTGCCGGGGGTCCAGAGGACGACCTCGGTGGATTGATGGTAGCGATTGGCCCGGTCGGGGTCGTCGGGACGCCAGCCTTCGGGAGGTGACGGCCAGCGTTGGTCAAGAGCGGCCAGGTCGTTGGCACAATCGATGACGATTGACGGGATGCCCGCCAGGGCGGCCTCCTCAACGAGCCGCTTGACGAGGACTGTTTTCCCTGAACCTGCGCCGGCGAGGATGACCGTATGCTTGGAGAGGCTCCCGAGCGCTATCGTCACCGGATCGGTCGTCGAATCCCCCTGCACACGCCAGCCGAGCGGGATGGTGTCGGTGGCCATTTGCTGCTTCGAGCTGGGAGGTTTCGGCTCTGGAACGCGAGCATGGGACGAAACGGTGGTTGAGTCAGGCCTGGATTGGGAACACCTG
This window harbors:
- a CDS encoding [protein-PII] uridylyltransferase family protein codes for the protein MATPIPAELRRSLVREHPEAWVDHLLGSFPPEYCERFDAEAISRHLGLIRELEVDRPVRLRAERLPEEPETWRVDIAGYDAFQLFSTVCMLLTVARLSIVEASIFTSDPPPEEPVSAASRPRPTMAGAGRSGFWRPGVSRPQRSSGAPDRRRKILDVFTVRPTAGSESPDWKAFEQELSDLAQLLRQGQHDEVHHRLIRRFAAALGDRRTIGGPLDSILLEISAEGPDKPTRIDVRARDSFGFLSLTASALALSGFRIVRADVCTVADYGWAEDTLWIIDRSGRPILDPDRLLALKYALILIEHFSTRLPRATDPESALIHFSRFANDLMARPDRAKEFAALDRPEVLDALVRVLGESRFLWEDFLQSQPENILPLIDDPLRWRSSPDRDELARDLSHRLARDADLDDRIRALRRFKDREIFRADVRTILGLSGGPEGFADELTDVAEVVIAAALELSVERLGTDRPQRSDGSPVPVSICALGKLGGRELGFASDLELMVVWDDRDLDASSQATPASEYFDRIVTTLRQVLGVRHGATFEPDFRLRPYGKGGPPATALSLFQSYYRAGGAAWAYERQALIRLRAVAGDRELGDLLERHRDAFVYGPEPLDHEALRKMRSMQLRQLIRPGTINAKLSPGALVDIEYAVQALQITHGRDNPALRCPSTLEAIEALCEAGHLDRATAKTLSEGCRFFRSLIGALRVVRGNAEDLTVPLAQSDDFAQLARRMRLDSAEALQSTLRRQLDAVKAAVDRVLETLE
- a CDS encoding DUF1559 family PulG-like putative transporter; its protein translation is MLPTTSRRAFTLIELLVVIAIIGVLIALLLPAVQSAREAARRAQCLNNLKQIGLALHNYESSQEVLPAAIHGGIGRVYMNFTGFHSLLPYVEQQTLFNVFNFDQSSFSPRFGHFYGWSTAAQTTGMATQVGLFLCPTNRTGGGQVGMSFRGWMINRGAVTDYVFSGGADNYVAPPFLNRNRRGVSGIDVFSQISEIRDGLSQTIAFGEASGGNEANPFVAEGFAQDRVCVPLDLYSQANHYDNFMFMAYGRRRSWGSEHVVGGIIGTTTDRLGFFYPLNDCGYSTNSDHWGAAIPSSGQTLPNFRSLHPGGANFLFADGSVRFLKNTIAPEPYMALSTVAGGEVVSADQN
- a CDS encoding tetratricopeptide repeat protein, producing the protein MSPANHLSRLCLTLLEEGRSDEADSLVSATLHSNPNLGVLWQLRGLLRRQRGELIAARGDLETASALIPLNPAARCALADCYVAAEKPDLAGLLYLGLAEDPRCPTDLLAPVAAGLGTVGAFAAALATCRELARREPERHQAHFGIAFYLRKLGHPVEDVLEPIHRAFELAPGSTLYRVTLSALLDHLGRRAEACSLMRDVDPASIECSCCLRRVATLFRQAGDQGRAEQWTEAG
- the glnA gene encoding type I glutamate--ammonia ligase, with protein sequence MTPADVQKMAKDAGIQIVDLRFIDLPGIWQHFSIPVRNLTDDLFEDGLGFDGSSIRGYQQIQESDMLLRPDPSTAKLDPFMAAPTLSLICNVYDPVTLEPYNRDPRYIARKAEEYLKTTGIADVSYWGPEAEFFVFDDVRYEQSSSTGFYKIDSKEAIWNSGKDEGPNLGYKLRHKEGYFPVPPADTLQNVRSEMILVMEELGIPIDLHHHEVGTAGQCEIGMRFDTLREMADKVLYYKYVIKNVARKHGKTATFMPKPMFGDNGSGMHTHQSLWKDGTNLFFDETKYAGLSDTARYYIGGLLKHADSLLALTNPTTNSYRRLVPGYEAPVNLVYSQRNRSAAIRIPLYSKSAKGKRIEFRCPDPSCNPYLAFPALLMAGLDGIQNKIDPGEPMDRDLYDLEPEEAVKIKSTPHSLADALNSLEKDHDFLLKGDVFTPDVIETWISYKRERELQQVNLRPVPYEFYLYYDI